From a region of the Vanrija pseudolonga chromosome 2, complete sequence genome:
- the LGALDH gene encoding L-galactose dehydrogenase — protein MTLPATTLPPYHPDQPEPTLHAWALADVPTAEEDTIPAAEVLPAPAATDVFPRIILGCAPFGYGIYADKSVVEGVEPVRLVRAALRAGVNAFDTAPYYHPSEIVLGNALHTLAAEFPRESYTLITKVSKFGPSIENHVFEADAVRKSVERSLKRLRTDYLDVVYLHDVEFAASGPYPVPAGLPLELLASGGDGLAPPYTSLGAGDDAILASLAALRELQAEGKIKRVGIAGYTLPVLLRLALVVLHTTGRPLDLVQSYSHQTLQNSALGDGYLAALNDQAKVEQVVNAAPLSMGLLTRSGGPDWHPARKVPKLHPAVGEAADLAAVRGTSIEAVGIAFGYQELRQADGKVVPVVIGCTNLPQLHQALQTFHQINSGEVDAKRDAVAAEIVELFKQRGVHNYSWQSPGPNQFEK, from the exons ATGACGCTCCCCGCGACTACCCTGCCGCCGTACCACCCCGACCAGCCCGAGCCGACGTTGCACGCCtgggcgctcgccgacgtcccCACAGCGGAAGAGGACAccatccccgccgccgaggtcctccCTGCGCCCGCTGCGACCGACGTCTTCCCGCGCATCATCCTCGGCTGCGCGCCGTTCGGGTACGGCATCTACGCTGACAAGAGTGTGGTCGAGGGCGTTGAGCCCGTGCGCCTGgtgcgcgctgcgctgcgggcGGGGGTTAATGCGTTTGATACGG CACCCTACTACCACCCGTCCGAGATCGTGCTGGGCAACGCGCTGCACACGCTCGCGGCAGAGTTCCCCCGCGAGTCGTACACCCTCATCACGAAGGTATCCAAGTTTGGCCCGTCGATCGAGAACCACGTGTTCGAGGCGGACGCGGTGCGGAAGAGCGTCGAGCGGAGCTTGAAGCGGCTCAGGACCGACTACCTGGATGTTGTGT ATCTCCACGACGTCGAGTTCGCTGCGTCTGGCCCGTACCCCGTCCCCGCTGGCCTGCCGCTCGAGTTGCTCGCGTCcgggggcgacggcctcgcgccgccgtacaCGTCCCTCggggcaggcgacgacgcgatcctcgcgtccctcgctgcgctgcgcgagctgcaggccgagggcaagatcAAGCGTGTCGGAATCGCGGGATACACGCTGCCTgtgctcctccgcctcgcgctcgtcgtcctccacaCCACTGGCcgcccgctcgacctcgtccagaGCTACTCGCACCAGACGCTGCAGAACTCGGCGCTCGGGGACGGATACCTCGCCGCCCTGAACGAccaggccaaggtcgagcaggtcgtcaacgccgcgcCCCTGTCCATGGGCCTGCTGACGCGCTCTGGCGGGCCTGACTGGCACCCCGCGCGCAAGGTGCCCAAGCTGCACCCTGCTGTCGGTGAggcggccgacctcgccgccgtgcgcggaACGTCGATCGAGGCGGTCGGCATCGCGTTCGGATACCAAGAGCTCCGGcaggccgacggcaaggtcgtgcccgtcgtcaTTGGCTGCACCAACCTCCCCCAGCTGCACCAGGCGCTGCAGACCTTCCACCAGATCAActcgggcgaggtggacgccaagcgcgacgctGTCGCGGCGGAGATCGTCGAGCTGTTCAAGCAGCGCGGGGTGCACAACTACTCGTGGCAGAGCCCGGGCCCGAACCAGTTTGAGAAGTAG
- the SPCC594.04c gene encoding putative protein, whose translation MAAAVPAAASSFLDALRTLPSLLAAERTLNPLTLLFSPNTTSALHVPLGLSLALIPTSFLLTHVSGNVGWVDRVYTTLPVVSSAAIAAWALVNPNAEAFGASLPRLWIMLALQVLWSARLTWHTARRGLYDLTAEDYRYATLRKILPKWAFELIHIFAVAIPQPILIFALSIPVAAALQPAANLSAGPGGYALPLSAVSFLVPAHRSAPGSTPALHLLDGFFALAGLGIIALQAAGDNAMYRFQEAKHAAMRGSEQKLDARGIPLPIDVPAGFWPGFPTKGLHALIRHPNFVAEQLFWLNQGLFAVFASVHPPAQACLGPAFFLSLLFCASTRLTEWITTQKYPAYSVYQRLVGMFLPQETAIKWIWTTLNGTRAELQHELTTPPAKPASAAAE comes from the exons atggccgccgccgtccctgccgccgcctcgtccttccTAGACGCACTGCGCACGCTCCcgtccctcctcgccgccgagcgaaCCCTCAACCCCCTCACCTTGCTCTTCTCGCCCAACACCACATCAGCGCTGCACGTGCCCCTCGGCCTCAGTCTCGCGCTCATCCCCACGtccttcctcctcacccATGTCTCGGGCAACGTCGGCTGGGTCGACAGGGTGTACACGACGCTGCCGGTTGTCAGCAGTGCCGCGATCGCGGCCTGGGCGCTCGTGAACCCCAACGCGGAGGCGTTCGGCGCCAGCCTGCCCCGCCTCTGGATCATGCTCGCCCTCCAGGTCCTCTGGTCGGCCCGGCTCACATGGCAcactgcgcgccgaggcctgTACGACCTCACGGCAGAGGACTACCGCTACGCGACGCTCCGCAAGATCCTCCCCAAGTGGGCCTTTGAGCTCATCCACATCTTCGCCGTGGCCATCCCCCAGCCCATCCTCATCTTCGCCCTCAGCATCCCCGTCGCGGCAGCGCTGCAGCCGGCAGCCAACCTCTCCGCCGGGCCGGGGGGCTACGCGCTCCCTCTGTCCGCGGTGTCGTTCCTCGTGCCCGCGCACCGCAGCGCGCCGGGCTCGACCCCCGCActgcacctcctcgacggcttcttcgccctcgccggcctcggcatcatcgCGCTCCAGGCTGCCGGAGACAACGCAATGTACCGCTTCCAGGAGGCCAAGCACGCCGCCAtgcgcggcagcgagcagaagctcgacgcgcgcggcatcCCGCTGCCTATCGACGTGCCGGCCGGCTTCTGGCCCGGGTTCCCCACAAAGGGGCTGCACGCGCTCATCCGCCACCCCAACtttgtcgccgagcagctctTCTGGCTCAACCAGGGCCTGTTTGCGGTCTTTGCGAGCGTGCACCCGCCCGCGCAGGCGTGCCTCGGCCCTGCCTTCTTC CTCTCGCTCCTCTTCTGCGCCAGCACCCGCCTGACAGAGTGGATCACGACGCAAAAGTACCCCGCCTACAGCGTGTACCAGCGCCTCGTGGGCATGTTCCTCCCGCAGGAGACGGCGATCAAGTGGATCTGGACGACGCTGAATGGCACACGGGCAGAGTTGCAGCATGAGCTGACCACGCCACCGGCCAagcccgccagcgcggctgCGGAGTGA
- the bah gene encoding Acetyl-hydrolase: MSIAALRRATPDPRAPNTPPTPLLRLYNFLSTAALYAAAPLIALSALITYHTAGPPAQWMSYGFYAWSRLAKAFLTKYTLYLPGVDPDEGRVPNKFAQEGAARAPGVGVAVVTIPPATDRPAALANDAVHAVERPLFVLTPPAPAPRRAIVYFHGGAYAFGHPLQWPFAWLLASELGVPVYAPNYRKALTPDSAFPAQLLDALAGWEYVLGLGYAAHEVSLVGESAGGHLCLQLAQLLSDAGRPLPRALALSGPWCDATSSSDSCSRNYAADYLPLVGRLAVPSYLRHYVPEALAHRYVSPVRAVPADWAPLANAGTKVYVHAGECEILVDEVRATVAAMRAGGVDVTYVEETGGLHQSAAMAFSGSDAWPTFRDDVRPIILDTATSTTRPLTATPSSTQSVP; encoded by the exons ATGTCCATCGCCGCTCTCCGGCGCGCGACCCCGGACCCACGCGCGCCGAACACGCCCCCCACGCCCCTCCTGAGGCTGTACAACTTCctctccaccgccgcgctgtacgccgccgcgccgctgatAGCGCTTTCCGCCCTGATAACGTACCACACCGCCGGCCCCCCAGCCCAATGGATGTCCTACGGCTTTTACGCGTGgtcgcgcctcgccaaggcctTCTTGACGAAATACACGCTCTACCtccccggcgtcgaccccgacgaaGGGCGAGTCCCGAACAAGTTTGCCCAAGagggcgcagcgcgcgcgccgggggTCGGTGTTGCGGTGGTCACTATCCCCCCGGCCACGgaccggccggccgcgctcgccaatgACGCCGTACACGCCGTCGAACGACCGCTGTTCGTCCTCACGcccccggcgccagcgccgcgccgcgcaatCGTCTACTTCCACGGCGGGGCCTACGCCTTCGGGCATCCCCTCCAGTGGCCGTTCGCGTGGCTCctagcgagcgagctggggGTTCCAGTCTACG CGCCAAACTACCGTAAAGCCCTCACCCCCGACTCGGCCTTCcccgcgcagctgctcgacgcgctcgcggggTGGGAGtacgtcctcggcctgggctACGCCGCTCACGAGGTGTCGCTGGTCGGCGAGAGCGCCGGCGGGCATCTATGCctgcagctcgcccagctgctctccgacgccggccggccactgccccgcgcgctcgcgctctccGGGCCGTGGTGCGACGCGACGTCCAGCAGCGATAGCTGTTCGCGCAACTACGCGGCCGATTATCttccgctcgtcggccgcctcgccgtgccGTCCTACCTCCGCCACTATGTGCCAGAAGCCCTGGCCCACCGCTACGTCTCGCCTGTGCGCGCCGTACCAGCAGACTGGGCGCCCCTGGCCAACGCTGGGACCAAGGTATATGTCCATGCTGGCGAGTGCGAGATCCTCGTCGATGAGGTGCGCGCCACGGTCGCTGCTAtgcgtgccggcggcgtaGACGTCACGTACGTCGAGGAGACTGGCGGCCTGCACCAGTCCGCTGCTATGGCCTtcagcggcagcgacgcctGGCCCACCTtccgcgacgacgtccgCCCCATCATCCTCGACACCGCCACTAGCACCACCCGCCCCCTCACCGCCACACCTAGCAGCACCCAATCCGTACCCTAA
- the PRKX gene encoding cAMP-dependent protein kinase catalytic subunit PRKX, which produces MDTPAPTSNAKPAKFKLDPMSLLLPHERVAMLGAQKPPSAAAAAAQAANPTADPYAAFRQPPAPVHATGHQIGRPAPLAQPSHYVPVPPGQAAPLSPPASLMSTPPSAWDASSSWGGMEGVIEGSASGQWQGRFPAGGSSLGIYPHGWHPHRGQARLQDWEIVETLGTGTFGRVLLVRQRPSYRPTAYHPIFPHLYQSPDPHSPSPASTQQADGQLPHFAMKVLRKSEIVRLKQVEHINSERRILERVRHPFIVELYSTYQDNLNVYMLLSYIPGGELFSHLRRAGRFSADVTRFYLASIVLAIDYLHSNNIIYRDLKPENLLLDRTGYLRIADFGFAKVVEDRTFTLCGTPEYLAPEIVLSQGHGKAVDWWALGILAFEMLAGYPPFFDDHPLGIYEKILRNEVAFPSHIDPYAKDLIRGLLTADRTKRLGNLRGGARDVMNHPWFAGVDWGSLERKEIGAPIVPRVGSMSDSQNFQRYPPPRPTELPGIFGTPYDATEDPYESLFREFSFPSGRAAEDVMDEE; this is translated from the exons ATGGACACGCCAGCGCCAACCAGCAATGCAAAGCCGGCAAAGTTCAAGCTCGACCCCATGTCGCTCTTGCTGCCccacgagcgcgtcgccatGCTAGGAGCACAGAAGCCTCCATccgcggctgcggctgctgcacAGGCTGCCAACCCCACCGCCGACCCCTACGCCGCATTCCGACAGCCGCCTGCACCGGTTCACGCGACCGGACATCAGATCGGCCGTCCTGCGCCGCTAGCTCAGCCTAGTC aCTATGTCCCCGTTCCACCAGGACAAGCCGCGCCGTTATCACCACCCGCGTCGCtcatgtcgacgccgccctcggcgtgggACGCTTCGTCTTCCTGGGGCGGCATGGAGGGCGTGATcgagggctcggcgtcgggacAGTGGCAGGGACGGTTCCCTGCAGGCGGATCAAGCCTAGGAATTTATCCTCACGGTTGGCACCCACACCGCGGACAAGCACGGTTGCAAGACTGGGAGATTGTCGAGACGCTCGGCACTGGCACGTTTGGACGTGTTTTACTGGTTCGCCAGAGGCCATCTTACCGGCCGACGGCCTACCACCCAATCTTCCCGCACCTGTACCAGTCGCCGGATCCGCATTCGCCGTCCCCTGCGTCGACACAACAAGCCGACGGACAGCTGCCTCACTTTGCCATGAAGGTGCTGAGAAAGTCTGAGATTGTGCGCCTCAAGCAGGTCGAGCACATCAACTCTGAGCGGCGGatcctcgagcgcgtgcggCATCCATTCATCGTCGAGCTCTACTCGACATACCAGGACAACCTCAACGTCTACATGCTGTTGTCCTACATTCCCGGTGGCGAATTGTTCTCACACTTGCGACGAGCGGGGCGTTTCTCTGCCGACGTCACGAGGTTCTACCTGGCGTCCATTGTCCTCGCGATCGACTACCTCCACTCGAACAATATCATCTACCGTGACCTCAAGCCGGAGAATTTGTTGCTCGACCGGACAGGCTACCTCCGCATTGCTGATTTCGGATTTGCAAAGGTGGTCGAGGACCGAACCTTCACGCTTTGCGGTACTCCCGAGTACCTAGCGCCGGAGATTGTCCTGTCGCAAGGCCACGGCAAGGCTGTCGACTGGTGGGCGCTCGGTATCCTGGCATTTGAGATGCTCGCAGGCTACCCGCCCTTCTTTGACGACCACCCGCTCGGCATCTACGAGAAGATCCTGCGCAACGAGGTGGCGTTCCCTTCGCACATCGACCCGTACGCCAAGGACTTGATTCGGGGTCTGTTGACCGCGGACCGAACGAAGCGTCTCGGCAActtgcgcggcggcgcacgcgaTGTCATGAACCACCCGTGGTTTGCCGGTGTCGACTGGGGATCGCTTGAGAGGAAGGAGATTGGAGCGCCGATTGTGCCGCGGGTCGGCAGCATGA GCGACTCTCAAAACTTCCAACGATAcccgccaccgcggccgacgGAACTGCCGGGTATCTTCGGCACGCCATACGACGCGACCGAGGACCCATACGAATCCCTGTTCCGCGAGTTTAGCTTTCCCAGCGGCCGTGCCGCTGAGGACGTAATGGACGAGGAGTAG
- the PH0854_0 gene encoding RutC family protein, with translation MTTSTNPNKTPVPAAGSTAIFTRVIQSGPLVFLAGQTGNDPATGKLVPGGIVPETVQAFASIKETLAHAGLGLEDLVSVTIYVRDYPENIAALNELYPTLFPAGVPLPVRTAVGVAALPRNAAAEYQVIAARRE, from the exons ATGACGACCAGCACGAACCCCAACAAGACCCCCGTCCCCGCGGCAGGCAGCACCGCGATCTTCACGCGCGTCATTCAGTCCGGCCCGCTCGTCTTCTTGGCGGGCCAGACGGGCAACGACCCCGCCACGGGCAAGCTCGTGCCCGGGGGCATCGTGCCCGAGACGGTGCAGGCGTTTGCGTCTATCAAGGAGACGCTGGCGCATGCTGGCTTGGGGCTGGAGGACTTGGTGTCTGTTACTATCTATGTGCGCGACTATCCTGAGAACATTGCCGCGTTGAACGAG ctctACCCCACCCTCTTCCCTGCCGGCGTGCCCCTCCCCGTCcgcaccgccgtcggcgtcgctgccctccCGCGTAACGCTGCGGCAGAGTACCAGGTT ATCGCGGCTCGTCGCGAGTAG